The proteins below are encoded in one region of Canis lupus familiaris isolate Mischka breed German Shepherd chromosome 21, alternate assembly UU_Cfam_GSD_1.0, whole genome shotgun sequence:
- the C21H11orf58 gene encoding small acidic protein produces the protein MSAARESHPHGVKRSASPDDDLGSSNWEAADLGNEERKQKFLRLMGAGKKEHTGRLVIGDHKSTSHFRTGEEDKKINEELESQYQQSMDSKLSGRYRRHCGLGFSEVEDHDGEGDVAGDDDDDDDSPDPESPDDSESDSESEKEESAEELQATEHPDEVEDPKNKKDAKSNYKMMFVKSSGS, from the exons ATGAGCGCTGCCAGGGAGTCCCATCCGCACGGGGTGAAGCGTTCGGCCTCCCCAGACGACGAT CTTGGATCTAGCAATTGGGAAGCAGCAGACTTAggtaatgaagaaagaaaacagaagttcttGAGACTTATGGGTGCAGGAAAG AAAGAACATACTGGCCGTCTTGTTATAGGAGACCACAAATCAACATCTCACTTCCGAACAG gggaagaagacaagaaaattaaTGAAGAACTGGAGTCTCAATATCAGCAAAGTATGGACAGTAAATTATCAGGAAGATATCGACGACATTGTGGACTTGGCTTCAGTGAG GTAGAAGATCATGATGGAGAAGGTGATGTGGctggagatgatgatgatgatgatgattcacCTGATCCTGAAAGTCCAGATGACTCTGAAAGTGAttcagagtcagagaaagaagagTCTGCTGAAGAACTCCAAGCTACTGAGCACCCTGATGAAGTGGAGGatcccaaaaacaaaaaagatgcaaaaagcAACTATAAAATGATGTTTGTTAAATCCAGTGGTTCATAA